From the genome of Symphalangus syndactylus isolate Jambi chromosome 13, NHGRI_mSymSyn1-v2.1_pri, whole genome shotgun sequence:
gcctgtaatcccagcactttgggaggccgaggcaagcagattgcctgaggtcaggtgttagagaccagcctggccaacatggcgaaaacccgtctttactaaaagtacaaaaattagccaggcgtggtggcaggcacctgtaatcccacctactcaggaggctgaggcaggagaattgcttgaacctgggaggcagaggttgcagtgagccaagatcgagccactgtactccagcctgggtgacaagagcacactctgtctcaaaaaaaaaaaaaaaaaaaaaattaaattaaaaaccaaaaacagtgGAGTCTGGGCCTCTCAGGCTGGGTGTACCCCAGGGGACTTCCTCTCTGATAGTCTCCTTGCCCTCTGCACCTAACCTGGCCTCTACACCTGGGACCCCTATTCCCTGAGGCCCCACCAGTAACCACATCCACGTCTGGTGGGATCCAGCACCTAAGTTCCGCTCTAGTGGACGGCACTCCATCCCCAAGTCCCCACTGGCGAGGACCGTGAGCGATTCAATCCCATTCTCCACCCAGAGACTTTGCTGGAAAAGAGCTAATTATATCTCTGCCCCGAGCCCATCTGGTGGGGTCTGGGTGGTGACGGGCGAGTGTGTTCCGCGTCCACGGCCGGCGGCACGCGCACAAACACAGCTtcccatatatttttaattccacAGCCATATTTTGATTAGAGAGCTGATGTGTTGTGTACGACCTCAGGGACCTCATTATTTTTCTAACTCAAATAAATATGGCGTTCAGAACGCGGGGCGGGTTGGAGGGGGGTGGAGTAAAAGACGCAGAAAACTACATCTATAAAAAGAATTCAGGCCTTAACGAGCTTTTAAAACTTGCCAACCTCTCTCCCACCCCCTGACACCAATCTATAAACAGGAGCCATGCCTGCTGGCTTTGACAGTGGGAGTCTAGGTGGGTGAGGATTGGCTGGGGTGGGTGTTGGGGGCAAAGCCACAGCAGGGGAGGGGCCCCCCTGCAAAGGTAGCTGGGTGTCTGTAAGATTTGGGGAAGGGGGgtggcaggcacggtggctcatgcctataatcccagcactttgggaggctgaggcgggaggattgcttgaggccagaaggtggagatcagcctgggaaagatagcaagaccctatctttacaaaaaaatttaaaaattagcctggcatggtagcatgtgcctgtagtcccagctactctggaggctgaggtaggaggatggcttgaacccaggagtttgaggctgcagtgagctaagattgtgcctctgcactccagcctgggtgatagagcaagactctgtctctggaaaaacaaaaacaaacaaacaaacaaacaaacaacaacaacaaaatgtgtgtatatatatatatatatatatttgggcgAGTGTGTTCCCAACCACAGGGAGAATGGAAGTGGTCTCTATCCAAGTTCAGCAGGAATCGTCAGTGTTCATGGGCTCAGGTTGACTGGGGTGTTGATCTGAGAAAGATCTAGAATTTCCTGATCTCCTGGACCCATTTGGGCTGTGGTATGAGGAGGAGTTCtgcctcattattattatttttgagacagagtttcactcttatcacctgggctggagtgcagtggcacaatctccactcactgcaacctccacctcccgggttcaagcgattctcctgcctcagtctctcgagtagctgggattataggcatgcgccaccacacctggctaatttttgtatttttagtggagtcagggtttcaccatgttggccaggctggtcttgaactcctgacctcaggtgatctgcccgccttggcctcccaaagcgctgggattacaggcgtgagccactgcgcccggcctctgccTCATTCTTGTATGTCTGGAAATTCTTCCTCAGAGGCTCCTCTGGGAGATGCTGAGATGagcatatggggaaactgaggcacagcaaaGAAGGCTGGACCACAGGATATGTATTGGGTGCCCTCCCCACCCACTTGGAGTCAGCTAGAGCTCACCTTCCTTCCAGGTGGATAAGccctggctgggggtgggggtgccccCCTGAGCAGGCACCAGCCGAAGGAGGTCCCTCAGTGGCCGTGGTGTTGCGGTGGGGTGGATGGAGAACAGGCAGTGACCACGGGGCTCCCGAAAGGACACGGTGACCTTCAAGTCACTACCCATGTGCATCATTCCAACAGCAGCAAAGACGCTCCCGGAGCAGGCAGCAAAGCCAATTTCAGGTGAAAGATGAGTTAAGTGGGCAGAAATGAGCTCCGGGCCGAGAAATTTCTGCATGACAAAAATTCCAGGGAGCAGGACAGACCCAGGAGCAGCTGAGCAAGAGCCTCTGGAAGGACTCAGGGGCataggaggggagggaagggatgaAAAACAAGATCGGGACATGCAATAATGTGGTGAATGGGGGCAGGAAGGGGGCAGGATGGGGGCAGGAAGATACTGGGGTCTGCACAATGGGTGGAGAGGGGTTTTCCCTGCCCCTCAATCTGAAATGGCAGCCCCTGTCTCTTGCTTCTCCCTCTACCCTCTCTctgctgttgttttctttttatttatttatttatttatttatttatttatgaaacagaattttactcttgttccccaggctgaagtgcagtggcacaatcttggctcacctcaacctttgcctcctgggttcaagtgattctcctgcctcagccccccgagtagctgggattacaggcgcacgccaccacacccagctaattttgtattttcagtagagtcagggtttctctatgttggtaaggctggtcttaaactcccgacctcaggtgatctgccagcctcggcctcccaaagtgctgggattacaggcgtgaacaatCGCGCCtggctgttttatttctttgatttgagagacaggatctcactctgctgcccaggctggagtgcagtggtggaatcatagctcactgcagcctccaactcctggtctcaatccatcctcctgcctcagcctccccagtagctgggactacaagtgtgctccaccatgcccagctaatcttttaatttttgtagagatggggtctccctatgttgcccaggctggtctcaaactcctgggctccagcgatcctcctgcctcagcctcccaaagtgctgggattacaggtgtcagccactgtgcccagcttctgcTATATTTTTCTCTGTGAGATTTCCTCATCGCCCTCTGTCATGATGTTTGTCATCTGCCTCTCCCATTAGACTGGCCACCTACCTCGCCTCACCTGAAGGCAGAGAGTTTTGTCTGTCTTCCTGAAAGGTGGGCAGAAAGATGTGAGctgggccgagcgtggtggctcacgcttgtaatcccagcactttgggaggccgaggcgggcggatcacgaggtcaggagatcgagaccacggtgaaaccccgtctctactaaaaatacaaaaaattagccgggcgtggtggtgggcgcctgtagtcccagctactcggagaagctgaggcaggagaatggcgtgaacccgggaggcggagcttgcagtgagccgagattgcgccactgcactccagcctgggcgacagagcgagactccatctcaaaaaaaaaaaaaaaaaaaaagatgtgagctGGGAGGGGCCTTCTAGATGGGTGTAAACAGTGGTGTGCTTGTGAACCCGTTGTGGGGAGAGAAGCGgatttgtagtgtttgccaaTTCCAGCGGTGTAAATTCTGCCACCTTGGCTGACTTCAACCTCTGAATGTGAGATTTCCTTGAGAGGGTGGGGGAAGTTTGAGGGGGCAAGGGGATTGTGAGGTGGTGTCCAGATGGGTGTAATCAATGATGTGCTGGTAAGCCAGCTGCAGGGAGGGGACCCAATTTGTAgtatttgccaatttccatggtataaatTCTTTCCCCTTTGCTGAATTCAAGCTATGAGTGTGACGCCACTGAATCCCAACTTAGGAAGAGATTGCATAATGAAATGACTCTTGTGAGCCACTTTGACCCAGCTCCAGTATACCGCAGGGTGGAATCTCCTGGCCTGGAGTTGACCCTTTCTCCAGTTTGGGATTAGGAGGAAGGGAAGACAAGTAGGAGGGTGAAGCCAGTCTCCCTGTCTTCCTTCCATTGTGGGGCCATTCTACTCCCTGGGACCTCTGCTGGGGATGCTCTTCCATCAGATACTGATAACTGAGCTGTCCCCACCCATTCTGAGTAGACGCCATCCAGTGCCCCTGCTGGGAAACCAAGAGTTTGTCCAAGTGGCTACATGGGGACCCCTACCCACTGCTGTCTTtgctgccactttttttttttttttgaggcagttttgctcttgttgcccaggctgcagtgcagtcacgtgatctcggctcactgcaacctctgcctcccaggttcaagcaattctcctgcctcagcctcccaagtagctgggattacaggcgcccgccatcacacctggctaatttttgcatttttagtacaaatggggtttcaccatgttggccaggctggtctcgaactcctgacctcaggtgatctgcctgtcttggcctcccaaagtgctgggattacaggtgtgagccaccatgcccagttgcctttttttttctctctttttttttagagacggggtcttgctctgtcacccaggttggagtgcagtagtgtgatcatagcacactccagcctcacactcctggactcaagggattctcctgccttagactctGGAGTAACTGAGACTACCGGCACGttccaccatacccggctaagttttttagtttttgtagagaaagagtcttgcattgttacccaggctggtctcaacctcctgggcacaaatgatcctcccacctcatcctcttgagtagctgagactataggcatacactaccacacccggcttttatggatttttaaaactgaTTCATAATAGAGGTACATATTTTCAGGGtacgtgatattttgatacattcatatcATGTGTAgagatcaaatcagagtaattgcaGTATCCATCATCTTAAAggtttttctttatgctaggaaTGTTCAAAAGAGCtctcctagcttttttttttttttcttttttttcgagacagagctttgctcttgctgcccagtctggagtgcaatggtgtgaactcagctcactgcaacctccacctcccgggttccagccattatcctgcctcagcctcctgagtagttgggattacaggcaagcaccatcacgcctggctaatttttgtatttttagtagagacagggtttcaccatgttggccaggctggtctcgaactcctgacctcaggtgagcagcccgccttggcctcccaaagtgctgggattacaggcgtgagccaccacatccggcctctCCTAGCTATTTCGAAAGGTATAATGGATTACTGtttactgtagtcaccctactgatctatcaAACACTAAGTCTTGTATGCTCAAGAGCAGTGTGAGCACCCAGCTCAGTTGTCTGAGCTTGGCCCTGTCACTTTCCCTCCTGGAGACTCAGTTTTCCCTTCTGTGAAATGGGTATATATTAGTGCCTGCCTCTAATACAGTGTTTTGAGGCTTCAGGGAGGGAGCATTTGGTTCCTGTACCTCTAGAGCAGgggtttctttcctctcttttcctttctctctttcgctttctctcttctcactctgtcacccaggttagagtgcagtggcatgatctcagcccactgtaacctctgcctcccgggttcaagtggttctcctgcctcagcctcctgagtagctgggattacaggcatgtaccaccacacctggttactttttgtatttttagcagagacggggtttcaccatgttagccaggctggtcttgaactcctgacctcaggtgatccactcgtcttggcatcccaaagggctgtgattacagttgtgagccaccaaacctgaccttcctctctccttccttccttcctttcctctccttccctccttcctttctttctctctcttctttctttctctctctctttttctttctgtttttctttcctttctttctctctgtctctctcctttcttctttcggtcttgctctgtcacccaggctggagtgcaatggtgtaatcatagctcactgcagccccaaactcctgggctcattctatcttcccacttcagcctgtggagtagctgggactacagatgcacaccaccatgcctggctaattttttttttttttgtagagacagggtcttgctatgttgcccaggctggagtttctTGACCtgagcactactgacatttggggctgggcCATTCTTTGTTGGGGGGTCCTGTCCTGTGCATTGGTGGATGTTTAGCAGGATCCCAAGTTGCAACAACCCCAAGTATCTCCAGACTGCAGGGATGCAGGCAACCACACAGGGAGGAAGCGGAGAGTCAGTGCCCACCacctctctcctctgccttctaACCTTCTTCTGGGGCTTTCTATTGGCTGAAGCCAAAGGACAAGGGAGTTATTAatgggttctttttttgtttgtttttgagacagagtctcactctgtctcccaggctggagtgcaatggtgtgatcttggctcaccgtaacctccacctcctgggttcaagcgattctcctgactcagcctcccgagtagctgggattacaggcatgggccaccacgcccagctaattttggggtttgttgttgttgttgtttgtttgtttgagatggagttttactctgtcacctaggttggagtgaagtggtgcgatctcagctcactgcaacctctgccccccaggttcaagtgattctcctgcctcagcctcccgagtaactgggattacaggcgcgtgccatcatgcctggctaatttttgtatttttagtagagctgggatttctccatgttggccaggccacttgaactcctgacctcaggtgatccacctgcctcagcctctcaaagtgttgggattacaggcgtgaggcaccgtgcctggcaatgGGTTCTTACATATCAGCCTCCTAGGCATGGAACAGGGCGGAGGAAGACGAAGGGTGGCCCGTATCCCAAAGATACACCGCTCAGTTCTCCTTATTCCCCCTCTGCATGCAAAGACTTCAGACTTCCATCACTGTCTGAAGGCTGTCCCATCAGCTCCTGCCCCACTGTCACTCACAGGTGTCTCCCCCCGTGAATCTCTTGTactttcgtttttcttttttctttttttttgagacggagtcttgctgtgtcgcccaggctgaagtgcagtggcatgatcttggctcactgcaagctctgcctcccgggttcacgccattctcctgcctcagcctcccaagtagctgggactacaggcacccatcaccacgcccagctaatttttttgtatttttagtagagatggggtttcaccgtgttagccaggatggtctcaatctcctgacctcgtgttctgcccacctcggcctcccaaagtgctgggattacaggtgtgagccacggcgcctggccgaATCTCTTGTACTTTCAACTCCATCTCAGCATCAGCTTTTCAGAGGACCTGAACTGATGCAAGGGGCACGTCTTCGTCAGCTTGGACTGTGTATTAGTCAAGGctcaccagagaaacagaaccaataggatatatatagatacagagaAGGAGATCTATTATGAGAGATTGACTCAtgtaattatggaggctgagaagtcctacaatctgccatctgcaagctggagactcaggaaagctggtggtgtgaTTCCAGCCCAAACTCAAAGCCTGCACACCAGGAGAGCAGATGGGGTAAGTCCCGGGTCCGAGACCAAAGTCCTGAGAACCAGGATCGCCAGTATCTGAGGACAGGAGAAAAGGGATGTCCCAGCTGGAGCAGAGAGAATGAATTTAACCTTCCTCTGCCTTTCGGTTCTAGCCATgtcctcaatggattggatgatgcccacctaCACTAGGGAGGGTGGATCTTCTTTCCTCAGTCTACTAATTCAAAcactaatctcttccagaaacagcctcacagacacaTGGAGAAATCATGTTTCACCAGGTCTCTGGGTATCCCTTAGTTAAGTTGATAACAGAATAAACATCACAGGCTGCCATAAGAAAATACCAtaagtgggctgggcacagtagctcacacctgtaatcccagcactttgggaggccaaggcaggtggatcacttgaggtcaggagttcaagaccagcctggccaacatggtgaaaccctgtctctactaaaaatacaaaaattagccaggcatggtggtgggcacctgtaatcccagctacttgggaggctgaggcagaagaattgcttgaacccaggaggtggaggttgtagtgagccgagatcatgccactacactccagtcagggcaacagagcgagactttgtctcaaaaacgacaacaacaaagaaaataccatagactgagtggcttaaacaatagaaatttcctTCTCACACTTATAGAGGCTGGAGGTCCAACAGCAAGGTGTCGGCAGAGTTGGTTCCTGGTGAGGACTCttttcttggcttgcagacagccgccttcttactgtgtcctcacatggcctttcctctgtgtgctTGAAGAGAGATAGATCTCTGGcacctcttcctttttttataaagacaccagtttTATTGGATTAAGGCCTCACCCTGATGACCCCATGTAACTTTCATTgcttctttaaaggccctatgtccaaatacagtcacattgggggttaggacttcaacattttaatttggagggacacaattcagtccataatgggacaaatgaaaaacattcagCACACAGCCAGCCTGCGAGCTCCCCAGGTACATACAGACTCACAGATCTTTCATGAATAGGGGCTGGGTCTCCTCATTAGTTTGTAGATCAAGGACAGGAGAGCTGGAGTGGGGGTCTGCTGGGCTGCACGCAGTGGCTGGTACACATATGGATGGAGTGTTTGGAAACGGCTGTCAGAAGCCCCCCAAAAGTGTAATTCATGCAGGACAGTGTTCCAGAGCTGAAAATCATCCCCCACCCCCATGATATGGGTTCCCAGCCCCCCTGCCCAACAAGGTTATACAGAGGCAGCTGCATAAAGAACAAGAAAGCCCCAGTGGGTGGTGCACCAGCCCAGTTCTCCACCTCTCCAAGTCCAGGCTCAGCAGACATGGGTGACTGCTTTCTGGTTCTATATTTGGTCAGGAGGAGGATTTCCTGTCCTTGAAAAAATTCCTGAGATCCTGGGAAGATGTGAAAGCCATGGCAATTTgaggggggcagggaggggaaggaatCATATGCAGACAGTTCAGCTCAAATGAGAGGAGGACAACTAGGACCCCAAGTTGCAAAGTCTGGCTGCAAAACCAGAAGCTTGTGATGGAGCCCCACAccccagggaggcagaagagcatggtaggtgtatatttaaattaaatccagcagtccaggcacggtgactcacacgtataatcccggcactttgggaggcaaggcgggcagatcacttgaggtcaggagttcaagaccagcctggccaacatgatgaaatcccgtctctaataaaaatagaaaaattagccagatgtggtggcacgcacctgtaatcccagctacttgggagtctgaagcaggagaatcacttgaacccgggaggcggagtctgcagtgagctgagatcgcaccactgcactccagccagagcgagactccatgtcaacaacaacaacaaaaaaaatgccaagcacagtggctcacacctgtaatcccagcactttgggaggcagaagtgggcagatcacttgaggtcgggagtttgagaccagcctgggcaacatggtgaaaccctgtctccaaaattagctgagcatggtggcatgcatctgtagtcccagctactcaggaggctggggcaggagaattgcttgaacccagaaggtggaggctgcagtgagccgagatcgtgccgctgcactccacaTCAcaacgagaccttgtctcaaaaaaaagaaaaataataatccagTAAACAGTTCAgacatgttggctcatgcctgtagtctcaacactttgggaggccaaggcagtagggttgcttgaggccaggagttcaagaccagcctgggtaacatagtgagaacgtgtctctacaaaaaatttaaaaatggccaggcatggtggctcacgcctgtaatcccaacactttgggaggccgaggcgggcagatcatgaggtcaggagatcgagaccatcctggctaacacagtgaaaccctgtctctactaaaaatacaaaaaaattagctgggcatggtgacaggcgcctgtagtcccagcttgtcgggaggctgaggcagaagaatagtgtgaacccgagaggcggagcttgcagtgagcccagattgcgtcactggccactgcactccagcctgggtgacagagcgagattctgtctaaagaaaaaaaaatttaaaaatttagccaggtgtggtggcagatgtctgttgccccagctgattATCTGAGTTTGAgactggaggatggcttgaacccaggaggttgaggctgcagtgaactatgatcacaccattgtactgcAGCATGGGCGAcaagatgagaccctgtctcaatcaatcagtcaatcaatcaatcaatcaataaaatagaaattgcCCCTTtaagttgggcacagtggctcacacctgttaatctcagcactttgggaggccaaggtgggaggactgcttgagctcaggagatgaaggctgcagtgagctatgattgtgccactgcactccagcttgggcagcagagcaagatcccaactcaaaaaataaaaataaaaattaattcattaaattcagtaaacaaaacagacaaagtcCCTTGTCCTCAGAGAGACAACATTCCAGTGGGGGAAGGCAGCAATGAGTTAGTTAAATAAAATAGGTGGTAGGTTcaacaaggaaaataaagaaaaaaataggctaggcccagtggctcacacttgtaatcccagcactttgggaggctgaggcgggaggatcacgagatcaagagattgagaccatcctggtcaacatggtgaaaccctgtctctactaaaaatacaaaaaaaaattagccaggcatggtgacgtgcacctgtagtcctagctacctgggaagctgaggcagaagaattgcttgaacctgggaggcacaggttgcagtgagccgagattgaaccattgcactccagcctgggcaacagagtgcaactccatctcaaaaaagaaaagaaagaaagaaaaagaaaaaaaataaaataaagcaaaggagACAAATAGGAAGTGCTGAGGATCAGGGTTGCAATTTTAATTGGGTGTCcagggaaggcctcactgagaaaggtgactcctttttttttttttttttttgagacagagtctcgctctgttgcccaggctggagtgcagtggcccaatctcgactcactgaaacctctcctcctgtgttcaagtgattctcctgcatcagcctcctgagtagctgggactacaggcacccacctccacgcctggctaatcttttgtatttttagtagagacagggtttcaccacgttgtccaggctggtcttgaactcctgacctcgggtatctgcctgcctcggccacccaaagtgctgggattacgggcatgagtcaccgcgccccgCCTGAAGGTGACTCTGGAGCAAAGAGTTGAAGAAGGTGAGGGAGTTGTATTAGTCAGTTATGGTTGCCTAACAAATTGCCCCACCCCCAAAATCTGGTAGCTTAAATCAACAACATGGATTATCTCACAGTGTCTGTGGGTCAGAAATCTGGATGTGGCTTAGGGCCACTCACAAGGCTGTAGTCAAGGCATCTGCTGGGCTATAGCCTTCCCAAGGTTCAACTGGGAAGGACCCACTTCCAAGCTCACACATGTGGCTGCTGCCAGAATTCAGTTCCCTACTGGCTGTTGGCTGAAGGCTAGTCTCAGTTCCTTGACACGTGGGTCTCTccaaagagcgtctcagaacatGGCCACTGACTTCATCAGAGCAAGCCAGCCAGTGGGCAAGAGAGAGTGCTGACAAGAAGGAGGAAATTCAGCAGGACAGAcatcatggttttgttttgtttgttttgttttgtttgagatggagtctcgctctgttgcccaggctggagtgcagtggtgcgatctcagctcactgcatcctctgccttctgggttcatgcctgagcctccccagtagctgggactacaggcaccaccacacccagctaatttttgtgtttttagtacagacggggtttcaccatgttggccaggctggtctcaaactcctgacctcaagcgatctgcctgcctcagcctcccaaagtgctggcattacaggcgtgagccaccacacctggcccagacaTCACGgtcttttataacctaatcttaGAAGTGACATCCATcatttttgccattttctttgGTTAGAAGGGAGCCcctaggctgggcgcgatggttcgtgcctgtaatcccagccctttgggagaccgaggtgggtggatcacctgaggtcacaagttggagaccagcctggccaacctagtgaaacttcatttctactaaaaatataaaaattagcagagcatggtggctcacgcctgtagtcccagctactcgggaggctgaggcaggagaatcgcttgaacccgggaggctgaggttgcagtgagctgagatcatgccactgcactccagcctgggtgacagaatgagactctgtctcaaaaaaagaaaaaaaagaaatgagtcactcgatccagcccacactcaaggggaggggattaGACAAGGGCATGAAGGCCAGGAGGCAGGGACCCCTGGAGGCTGTCTTAGATACTGCCTCCCACAGGAACCATCAGGGGGAACAGCATTACAGGCAGAAGGaatggcaagtgcaaaggccttgaAGCAGGAATAAGCGAAGCCATGTGGTCAGGACAAGGAGTGCAATGTGGCTGGAGCAGGAATTTGGGGGTGGAAGAGGTAGAACATGAAGACAGAGAGGCCAGTAGCGGTCCTGGGGACCATATGAGAAGTAACTTTCTGAAT
Proteins encoded in this window:
- the LOC134732167 gene encoding putative uncharacterized protein FLJ38264, coding for MGSSGVAGITGAHHHAWLIFVFLVETGFHHVGQAGLELLTSSDPPALASQSAGITGSLRQENPLSPGALAQLLLGLSCSLEFLSCRNFSARSSFLPT